One genomic region from Pyxicephalus adspersus chromosome 1, UCB_Pads_2.0, whole genome shotgun sequence encodes:
- the SIK1 gene encoding serine/threonine-protein kinase SIK1, whose translation MVVLKDGCAAGSASRRPLRVGFYDIEGTLGKGNFAVVKLARHRVTNTQVAIKIIDKTRLDRTNLEKIYREVQIMKRLRHPHVVRLYQVMETRDMIYIVTEYAKNGELFDYLTVRGRLTEDEARHKFLQILAAVEYCHSQNIVHRDLKTENLLLGDNMDIKLADFGFGNFYLEGRLLNTWCGSPPYAAPEVFQGKEYEGPQLDVWSLGVVLYVLLCGSFPFDGPNLPALRQRVLEGRFRIPYYMSADCEYLLRRMLAVDPAKRPTIAQIKQHRWFQGFQPSLAKPLPIAEPSLQVLAIMQSLGIDRERTLQAVQNDTYDHYAAIYYLLVERLQESRFGQLSPQILSTADFSKGCTPCGVSPLLCHPPTKVSDCGCGLSTPLETLLHLGESPCLGVSVSCPASSLQDSVLCEDPQLYEVTWKRSQENTTAPSIFVSCTPSPSSSLENCLLPPIPKPSTSRSSAPFSAQSATPVLQYNGITTNSNLLPVAFQEGRRASDTSLTQGISALRQLRRSVRVRGLLCLGKLRHRGILTRGGRPADNAQNTAEPQGLLQDVLHQQRLLQISVSPACSPSSRLQECSSNCYLEPTFCSLTQPQLGTPQAVYCSMDYGPATAPCVS comes from the exons ATGGTGGTCCTGAAGGACGGTTGTGCTGCGGGCAGTGCCTCCCGTAGGCCCCTGCGTGTTGGCTTTTATGATATTGAAGGGACTTTGGGAAAAGGGAACTTTGCAGTGGTGAAACTAGCACGGCACCGCGTCACCAACACACAG GTCGCCATTAAGATAATTGATAAAACCCGTCTGGACCGAACCAATCTAGAGAAGATCTACAGAGAGGTTCAGATTATGAAACGCTTGCGACATCCACATGTCGTCCGCCTCTATCAG GTGATGGAGACTCGAGACATGATCTATATTGTCACTGAATATGCTAAAAATGGAGAATTGTTTG atTATTTGACGGTGCGCGGGCGGCTAACGGAAGATGAAGCCCGTCACAAGTTCCTCCAAATCCTGGCAGCTGTGGAGTATTGCCATTCACAGAACATTGTCCACAGAGACctcaaaacagaaaatcttttgcTGGGAGACAACATGGACATCAAACTGGCTG ATTTTGGGTTTGGTAACTTTTACCTGGAAGGCAGACTCCTCAATACATGGTGTGGAAGCCCCCCATATGCCGCCCCGGAGGTCTTTCAGGGAAAAGAATATGAGGGGCCACAGTTGGATGTTTGG AGCCTGGGGGTCGTCCTCTATGTTCTCTTGTGCGGATCATTCCCATTTGATGGACCTAATCTTCCTGCACTGAGACAGAGGGTGCTGGAGGGGCGGTTCCGAATTCCATACTACATGTCTGCAG ATTGTGAATACTTACTGCGCAGGATGCTAGCCGTGGATCCAGCTAAGCGACCAACTATTGCACAAATAAAGCAGCACAGATGGTTCCAGGGTTTCCAGCCATCCCTGGCTAAGCCCCTTCCTATTGCTGAACCCTCCTTACAAGTTCTTGCTATCATGCAAAGCCTGGGCATAGACAGAGAGCGCACCCTGCAG GCAGTGCAGAATGATACATATGACCACTATGCGGCCATTTACTACCTCTTGGTGGAGCGTCTGCAAGAGTCGCGATTCGGCCAGCTTTCACCTCAAATCCTTTCCACAGCAGACTTTAGCAAG GGTTGCACCCCCTGTGGGGTATCTCCGCTTTTGTGTCATCCTCCAACCAAAGTATCAGACTGTGGCTGTGGCCTTAGTACTCCTCTTGAG ACATTGTTACATTTGGGGGAGTCTCCATGTCTGGGCGTTTCTGTATCTTGTCCAGCCTCGTCTCTGCAGGACTCCGTACTGTGTGAGGATCCACAGTTGTATGAGGTCACCTGGAAGAGAAGCCAAGAAAATACTACAGCACCAA GTATCTTCGTCTCATGTACCCCCTCTCCATCAAGCAGCCTGGAGAACTGTCTCCTACCGCCGATACCAAAACCCTCCACCTCACGCTCCTCAGCTCCATTCAGCGCTCAGTCAGCAACTCCTGTACTGCAATATAATGGAATCACTACAAACAGCAATCTTCTCCCTGTGGCTTTTCAGGAGGGCCGCAGGGCCTCAGACACATCACTCACTCAAG GTATAAGTGCGCTTCGCCAGCTCCGAAGGTCGGTACGAGTCCGTGGCCTGTTATGTCTTGGCAAACTTCGACACAGAGGAATTCTCACACGTGGGGGGCGACCTGCAGATAATGCTCAAAATACAGCAGAGCCCCAAGGATTGTTACAGGATGTTCTGCATCAGCAGAG GTTGTTGCAGATCTCTGTGTCTCCAGCCTGTTCTCCATCTTCACGTCTCCAGGAATGCTCGAGTAATTGTTACCTGGAGCCCACATTTTGCAGCCTCACACAGCCACAGTTGGGGACCCCGCAGGCCGTGTACTGTAGCATGGACTATGGCCCTGCCACTGCCCCATGTGTGTCCTAA
- the CRYAA gene encoding alpha-crystallin A chain, which yields MDITIQHPWFKRALGPFFPNRLFDQVFGEGLFDYDLFPFFSSTISPYYRQSLFRGFLDSGISEVRSDRDRFTINLDVKHFSPDDLTVKVVDDFVEIHGKHSERQDDHGYISREFHRRYRLPSNLDQSSVSCSLSADGILTFSGPKLMSSLDSSHSERPIPVSREEKPTSAPSS from the exons ATGGACATCACTATCCAGCACCCCTGGTTCAAGCGTGCTCTGGGACCCTTCTTCCCCAACCGCCTCTTCGACCAGGTCTTTGGAGAAGGATTGTTTGACTACGATCTATTTCCTTTCTTCTCCTCCACAATCAGCCCCTACTATAGGCAAAGCCTATTCCGAGGATTCTTGGACTCTGGCATTTCTGAG GTGCGTTCAGATCGTGACCGTTTCACCATTAACTTGGATGTGAAACATTTCTCCCCTGATGATCTGACAGTAAAGGTTGTGGATGACTTTGTGGAGATCCATGGAAAGCACAGCGAAAGACAG GATGACCACGGCTACATTTCCCGGGAGTTCCACCGCCGCTACCGTCTCCCCTCCAACCTGGACCAGTCCTCTGTCAGCTGCTCACTCTCTGCTGATGGCATCTTGACCTTTAGCGGACCCAAACTGATGTCCAGCCTGGACTCCAGCCACAGTGAGAGGCCCATCCCTGTATCCCGAGAGGAAAAGCCCACCTCTGCCCCCTCTTCCTAA